Proteins encoded by one window of Acuticoccus sp. MNP-M23:
- the dctP gene encoding TRAP transporter substrate-binding protein DctP codes for MFKTSMKALLAGAAIAVLTTGAMAQGVALKFQSSDPAGDANYQLYKAWADGVSEETGGAVSIELLPVGAVVDFQETLDAVGAGILDGHITDTSYFAGKDAAFGLIANPVGAWSDPQQMLKFINTGGGKELMNELVEPYGTHFFGGTTPGLEAFVSSTPLEGVDDLKGLKLRAPAGLVQNIFAAAGASPVNLPTSEVFTALDKGVVDAADYSVFHVNQAQGLNKIAQHPVYPGFHSMPLIEFSMNKQKWDALTPEVQKTLEESVVALAQRQNAALADKNAAAVEAAKAEGATIHDWSDEERAKFRKIAIGEWEKQAGQSGNAQLVYDTLTTYLDEEGLLKSE; via the coding sequence TTGTTCAAGACATCCATGAAGGCCCTGCTGGCCGGTGCTGCAATCGCGGTCCTGACCACCGGCGCAATGGCGCAGGGCGTTGCGCTGAAGTTCCAGTCCAGCGACCCCGCCGGCGATGCAAACTATCAGCTCTACAAGGCATGGGCTGACGGTGTCAGCGAAGAAACCGGCGGCGCCGTGTCCATCGAGCTTCTGCCGGTCGGCGCCGTTGTCGACTTTCAGGAAACCCTCGACGCAGTTGGCGCAGGCATCCTCGACGGTCACATCACCGACACGTCCTACTTTGCAGGCAAGGACGCAGCCTTCGGTCTGATCGCCAACCCGGTCGGTGCCTGGTCGGACCCGCAGCAGATGCTGAAGTTCATCAACACCGGCGGCGGCAAGGAGCTCATGAACGAGCTGGTCGAGCCTTACGGTACGCACTTCTTCGGCGGCACCACGCCGGGCCTCGAAGCCTTCGTGTCCTCCACCCCGCTCGAAGGCGTGGACGACCTCAAGGGCCTGAAGCTGCGCGCACCGGCCGGTCTCGTCCAGAACATCTTCGCAGCCGCTGGCGCCTCCCCGGTGAACCTGCCCACCTCCGAAGTGTTCACCGCGCTCGACAAGGGCGTCGTCGACGCAGCCGACTACAGCGTCTTCCACGTCAACCAGGCGCAGGGCCTCAACAAGATCGCCCAGCACCCGGTGTACCCGGGCTTCCATTCCATGCCCCTCATCGAGTTCTCGATGAACAAGCAGAAGTGGGACGCACTCACCCCGGAAGTCCAGAAGACGCTCGAAGAGTCGGTCGTTGCGCTGGCACAGCGCCAGAACGCGGCACTGGCTGACAAGAACGCCGCTGCCGTCGAAGCCGCAAAGGCCGAGGGTGCCACCATCCACGACTGGTCGGACGAAGAGCGCGCCAAGTTCCGCAAGATCGCCATTGGCGAGTGGGAAAAGCAGGCTGGCCAGTCCGGTAACGCACAGCTGGTCTACGACACGCTGACCACGTATCTCGACGAGGAAGGCCTTCTCAAGTCCGAGTAG
- a CDS encoding hydroxyacid dehydrogenase, which yields MPRYTYDRAVGAAQRDRLTAIAQTAEIFQADSLASLTACPDAERIEVILTGWGSPMLTPAILHTCPSLGLIAHCMGSLRGVVDPALLEHGVRCTNSATQNAVPVAEFLISWVLRWNKQLPYWESVYRNPHADFVMDDRFGDQHAAIGNMDKTVGVIGASRVGRRFMELLRHFDLDVTLADPFVSDADAHACGAKRLPLDALMATSDIVSINAPLLPETRHMIGRTELAAMRDGALLINTARGGLVDHDALLAEVSTGRISAVLDVTEPEPLAADSPFFQLPNVIVTPHVAGSMGTELRRMTENTLDEVALYLAEGRLNHEVCSRTWATAA from the coding sequence ATGCCCCGGTACACCTACGACCGGGCGGTGGGCGCCGCACAGCGGGACCGGCTGACCGCAATTGCGCAAACGGCAGAAATTTTTCAGGCAGACAGTCTGGCGTCGCTGACCGCCTGCCCGGACGCCGAAAGGATCGAAGTCATTCTCACCGGCTGGGGCAGCCCGATGCTGACGCCCGCCATCTTGCACACCTGCCCGTCACTCGGTCTCATCGCCCACTGCATGGGCTCGCTGCGCGGTGTGGTCGACCCGGCTCTCCTCGAACACGGCGTCCGCTGCACCAACTCTGCAACCCAGAACGCGGTGCCCGTGGCCGAATTTCTGATCTCGTGGGTCCTGCGCTGGAACAAGCAGCTTCCCTACTGGGAAAGTGTCTACCGCAACCCGCACGCCGACTTCGTGATGGATGACCGCTTCGGCGACCAACACGCGGCCATCGGCAACATGGACAAGACGGTCGGCGTCATCGGCGCGTCACGGGTGGGCCGGCGGTTCATGGAGCTTCTGCGCCATTTCGACCTCGACGTGACGCTGGCCGACCCTTTTGTGAGCGACGCCGACGCGCACGCCTGCGGCGCAAAAAGGCTGCCGCTCGACGCGCTGATGGCCACCAGCGATATTGTTTCCATCAACGCACCGCTCCTGCCGGAAACGCGGCACATGATCGGCCGGACCGAGCTTGCCGCGATGCGTGACGGCGCGCTCCTGATCAACACCGCACGCGGCGGTCTCGTCGATCACGACGCGCTTCTGGCAGAGGTTTCGACCGGGCGGATCAGCGCCGTTCTGGATGTGACCGAGCCGGAGCCGCTTGCGGCCGACTCGCCTTTCTTCCAGCTGCCCAACGTGATCGTCACGCCGCACGTTGCCGGCTCGATGGGCACGGAGCTGCGCCGGATGACCGAGAACACGCTCGACGAGGTGGCGCTCTACCTCGCCGAGGGAAGGCTGAACCACGAAGTCTGCTCCCGCACCTGGGCAACGGCCGCCTGA
- a CDS encoding TRAP transporter large permease subunit: MAELFDFGINLKALGIGYGTLVMFLMLFGLLLTGMPLAFVTLLVALVFALGWFGPMAVPLITSRVFSFVSSFIFVSVPMFVLMAAILDRSGIARDLFDAMKLISNRVRGGVAIQTIFVAVILAAMSGIIGGEIVLLGLLALPQMLRLGYDRSLAIGVVCAGGALGTMIPPSIVLIVYGLAANVSIGDLFTASFIPGVMLASFYVLYVLFRAYFTKGVVPDPDPEIIPLAQKIKLLKGLILPLLVVTFVLGSIYGGIASVTEASAIGVGGVLLATIVRGEFTFELLRGAAMQTLATVGMIVWIGIGASAIVGVFNLMGGIDFVSSLIIGISDEPLYVLLFMMLILFVLGMFLDWVGIALLTLPIFVPIIVELGYDPVWFGVLFCMNMQVSFLSPPFGPAAFYLKSVAPADISLGDIFRALLPFIALQIVALAVLIMFPGITGR; this comes from the coding sequence ATGGCCGAGCTTTTCGACTTCGGCATCAACCTCAAGGCGCTGGGCATCGGCTACGGCACCCTGGTGATGTTCCTCATGCTGTTCGGGCTGCTCCTGACCGGCATGCCCCTGGCCTTCGTCACGCTTCTCGTCGCGCTGGTGTTCGCGCTCGGCTGGTTCGGCCCCATGGCTGTGCCGCTGATCACCAGCCGCGTGTTCAGCTTCGTCTCGTCGTTCATCTTCGTGTCAGTGCCGATGTTCGTGCTGATGGCGGCAATCCTCGACCGATCGGGAATCGCGCGCGACCTGTTCGACGCCATGAAGCTGATCTCCAACCGCGTTCGCGGCGGTGTGGCGATCCAGACCATTTTCGTGGCCGTTATCCTGGCCGCCATGAGCGGCATCATCGGCGGCGAGATCGTGCTGCTCGGCCTCCTCGCCCTGCCGCAGATGCTTCGCCTCGGTTACGACCGCAGCCTTGCGATCGGCGTCGTCTGCGCGGGCGGCGCGCTCGGCACCATGATTCCGCCGTCCATCGTCCTCATCGTCTACGGGCTCGCCGCAAACGTCTCCATTGGCGACCTCTTCACGGCATCCTTCATTCCGGGCGTGATGCTGGCGAGCTTCTACGTCCTTTACGTCCTGTTCCGGGCCTATTTCACCAAGGGCGTGGTGCCGGACCCGGACCCCGAAATCATTCCGCTCGCCCAGAAGATCAAGCTGCTGAAGGGCCTGATCCTGCCCCTGCTGGTGGTCACGTTCGTCCTCGGCTCGATCTATGGCGGCATTGCATCGGTCACCGAAGCGTCGGCCATCGGCGTTGGCGGCGTGCTCCTGGCCACCATCGTGCGCGGCGAGTTCACCTTCGAGCTCCTGCGCGGCGCAGCAATGCAGACGCTCGCCACCGTCGGCATGATCGTCTGGATCGGCATCGGCGCCAGCGCCATTGTCGGCGTCTTCAACCTGATGGGCGGCATCGACTTCGTGTCGTCGCTGATCATCGGCATTTCCGACGAGCCGCTCTACGTGCTGCTCTTCATGATGCTGATCCTGTTCGTCCTCGGCATGTTCCTCGACTGGGTGGGCATTGCGCTCCTGACCCTGCCGATCTTCGTGCCGATCATCGTCGAGCTGGGCTACGACCCGGTCTGGTTCGGTGTGCTCTTCTGCATGAACATGCAGGTCTCGTTCCTGTCGCCCCCCTTCGGTCCGGCTGCGTTCTACCTGAAGAGCGTCGCCCCGGCGGACATATCGCTGGGTGACATTTTCCGGGCCCTTCTGCCGTTCATCGCGCTGCAGATTGTAGCGCTGGCGGTGCTCATCATGTTCCCGGGCATCACCGGCCGATAG
- a CDS encoding LacI family DNA-binding transcriptional regulator — translation MAGRTRRAAKPAGAARQGGTAEGGRPGQADIARMLGVSVSTVSRALADSSAINDALKARIVEAATEIGYATKERRPVERLDSITVLCTINSFRDTRSSVYFALLEGIKQESASLAGQIETVMSREGDPVPDAIAETLGPRNGCIFLGIVPGLDTSAALVERGVPVVVCNGIDEDLVVDSISPANHSGGKIMAQQLMALGHRKFLYLSGVNRQTLQRRFVGFRDWVEDGSGVAGAAVDELNLGSDISDHHASAFTEFMKTRGRQVTAVCCYNDGAAVWAVEYLKAMGLSVPQDVSVAGFDDMPIAQIASPPLSTFRIDWEEIGRQTARMLHARMVEPQRAVHFLQVGGNFISRDSTAAPDAARTHGDTAPA, via the coding sequence ATGGCAGGCAGGACGAGGCGGGCGGCGAAGCCTGCGGGAGCGGCGAGACAGGGCGGCACCGCCGAGGGCGGGCGGCCCGGACAGGCCGATATCGCCAGGATGCTGGGCGTCTCGGTCAGCACCGTGTCGCGCGCACTTGCCGATTCCAGTGCCATCAATGATGCGTTGAAGGCGCGCATCGTCGAGGCTGCCACGGAAATCGGCTACGCCACCAAGGAACGCCGGCCGGTGGAACGGCTGGATTCGATCACCGTTCTTTGCACGATCAACAGCTTCCGGGACACGCGATCCTCCGTCTATTTCGCGCTGCTGGAGGGGATCAAGCAGGAGAGTGCAAGCCTCGCCGGACAGATCGAGACCGTGATGTCGCGCGAAGGCGACCCGGTCCCGGACGCGATCGCGGAGACACTCGGCCCGCGCAATGGCTGTATCTTTCTCGGCATCGTGCCGGGCCTCGATACGAGTGCAGCCCTGGTCGAGCGCGGCGTTCCTGTGGTGGTGTGCAACGGCATCGACGAAGATCTTGTGGTGGATTCCATCTCGCCAGCCAACCACAGCGGCGGCAAGATCATGGCCCAGCAGCTGATGGCGCTCGGCCACCGCAAGTTTCTCTACCTGTCCGGCGTCAACCGGCAGACGCTGCAACGCCGGTTTGTCGGTTTTCGCGACTGGGTGGAGGACGGATCGGGCGTTGCCGGGGCAGCGGTGGACGAACTCAACCTCGGCAGTGACATTTCCGACCATCATGCAAGTGCATTCACCGAATTCATGAAAACCCGCGGACGGCAGGTTACGGCCGTGTGCTGCTACAATGACGGCGCTGCTGTGTGGGCGGTGGAATATCTGAAGGCGATGGGACTTTCGGTCCCTCAAGACGTGTCTGTTGCCGGGTTCGACGACATGCCGATCGCCCAGATTGCCTCACCACCGCTCAGCACCTTCCGGATCGATTGGGAAGAGATCGGCCGGCAAACCGCGCGAATGCTGCACGCGCGGATGGTTGAGCCGCAGCGGGCGGTCCATTTCCTCCAAGTTGGCGGGAATTTCATCTCGCGCGACAGCACGGCAGCCCCGGACGCCGCGCGCACCCATGGCGACACCGCCCCGGCCTGA
- a CDS encoding ABC transporter substrate-binding protein, translated as MLRNRLMGCAAGTSLALLLGLPAFAADYNEAPDLAAQVEAGQLPPVAERLPATPMTVEAPEVGVYGGTWRSALKGNNDEGWIRRSAGYDPLVKFDFEWNSIEPNVAESFEVNDEATRYTFHLRKGHKWSDGTPFTSDDLVFAIMDVINNADYTGTRPKALLGVTATAPDPETLVIEMPAPNGMLLTELASVNGTQVVQFQKAYCSQFHPAYNPDANENAKAAGLAGWGEMMRQHCGVGRARDADRPTLYAWDQVDNYDGIKSPIRFTRNPYYFKVDQEGNQLPYLDDLSMTQVEDVNSIVLMGIAGEIDMTNRHIDSVANKPVFFDNQEKGGYQLYSTVPADMNTLIFQLNLNYEDDGFRELFQNKDFRIALSHGIDRQEIIDTLYVGLGEPYQAAPRPESRFYDEEMAKQYTEYDPDLANQMLDDIGLTERNGDGIRLLPDGRPLSIRVDVTTDLGQMLDILELVRPQWKEIGVDLDARKGERSYVYELKDNNRHMAHAWKGDGGLGDAQIDARYYVPSDEESAYALMWAKNFFQPDANDKQEPPAAVAAQIETYKEMFRSPTDEKRAELFRKVLETAKDQFYTIGVSLPPLSFGIATNEMQNVPEKQPQSWIYPTPGPMNTSILFKRQ; from the coding sequence ATGCTTCGGAACAGATTGATGGGCTGCGCTGCGGGGACGAGCCTCGCGCTTTTGCTGGGTTTGCCGGCTTTTGCTGCCGACTACAACGAGGCGCCGGATCTGGCCGCACAGGTTGAGGCGGGTCAGCTGCCACCGGTGGCGGAACGCCTGCCGGCCACTCCGATGACGGTCGAGGCACCGGAAGTTGGCGTCTATGGCGGCACCTGGCGATCGGCGCTGAAGGGCAACAACGATGAAGGCTGGATCCGCCGCTCCGCCGGCTACGATCCGCTCGTGAAATTCGACTTCGAGTGGAACAGCATCGAGCCGAACGTCGCCGAGTCCTTCGAGGTGAACGACGAGGCCACCCGCTACACATTCCATCTGCGCAAGGGCCACAAATGGTCCGACGGCACGCCGTTCACCTCAGATGATCTGGTGTTCGCGATCATGGATGTGATCAACAATGCCGACTATACCGGCACCCGGCCCAAGGCGCTTCTGGGCGTGACCGCGACCGCGCCAGACCCCGAAACGCTCGTCATCGAGATGCCCGCGCCCAACGGCATGCTCCTCACCGAGCTTGCCTCGGTCAACGGCACCCAGGTCGTGCAGTTCCAGAAGGCGTACTGCAGCCAGTTCCACCCGGCATACAACCCGGACGCCAACGAAAACGCGAAGGCCGCGGGCCTCGCCGGCTGGGGCGAGATGATGCGCCAGCATTGCGGCGTCGGCCGCGCCCGTGATGCCGATCGCCCGACACTTTATGCGTGGGATCAGGTCGACAACTACGATGGCATCAAGTCGCCGATCCGGTTCACCCGCAACCCGTATTATTTCAAGGTCGACCAGGAGGGAAACCAGCTCCCTTATCTCGACGATCTGTCGATGACCCAGGTGGAGGACGTGAACTCCATCGTCCTGATGGGCATCGCCGGCGAGATTGACATGACCAACCGGCATATCGACAGCGTCGCCAACAAACCGGTGTTCTTCGACAATCAGGAGAAGGGCGGCTACCAGCTGTATTCGACGGTTCCCGCCGACATGAACACGCTGATCTTCCAGTTGAACCTCAACTACGAAGACGACGGGTTCCGCGAGCTGTTCCAGAACAAGGACTTCCGGATTGCGCTGTCGCACGGCATCGACCGGCAGGAGATCATCGACACGCTGTACGTCGGCCTCGGCGAGCCGTACCAGGCCGCACCGCGACCTGAATCCCGGTTCTATGACGAGGAGATGGCCAAGCAGTACACCGAGTACGACCCCGACCTTGCCAACCAGATGCTCGACGACATCGGCCTGACCGAGCGCAACGGCGACGGAATCCGCCTGCTTCCCGACGGCCGTCCGCTCAGCATCCGCGTCGACGTCACCACCGATCTTGGCCAGATGCTGGACATCCTCGAACTCGTCCGTCCGCAGTGGAAGGAAATCGGGGTGGACCTCGATGCACGCAAGGGCGAGCGCAGCTACGTCTACGAGCTGAAGGACAACAACCGCCACATGGCGCACGCCTGGAAGGGCGACGGCGGGCTCGGCGACGCGCAGATCGACGCGCGCTACTACGTACCGTCCGACGAGGAATCCGCCTATGCGTTGATGTGGGCGAAAAACTTCTTCCAGCCCGATGCCAACGACAAGCAGGAGCCGCCCGCAGCAGTCGCCGCGCAGATCGAGACCTACAAGGAGATGTTCCGCTCGCCGACCGACGAGAAACGCGCAGAGCTGTTCCGCAAGGTGTTGGAGACCGCGAAGGACCAGTTCTACACCATCGGCGTCTCGCTGCCGCCGCTGTCCTTCGGCATCGCCACGAACGAGATGCAAAACGTCCCCGAAAAGCAGCCGCAGTCCTGGATTTACCCGACGCCGGGTCCGATGAACACGTCGATCCTGTTCAAGCGCCAGTAG
- a CDS encoding amidohydrolase family protein yields the protein MCKICDLKNGSGLSRRGFMQASAAVGAGAALLGAGVQPAAAQAAAPPPATGAPGTRYVIRGGAVLTMDDAVGDFESADVLVEGGRIAEIAPSIDAGDAEVIDAAGRIVMPGFIDTHHHQFETALRSFLANGLLYNDGKPHGEVNYFEYILGKFAPVYRPEDVYIAELFAGLSQMDAGVTTVLDVSQIHHSPEHSDAAIAGLKDAGRRAAFGYFEGQGERAQYPEDAFRIVSEHFSSSDQLLTFVMGGEIYFPAADRRWQIGRELGVPIAAHLFGSFGIPDAYQKLIDADLLGPDVIAIHMTEMSDAHWLAARDAGLKVSIAAPIEMAMRHGMPPVLKSLEMGMAPSLSTDVECTMTADFFTQMRSVFTLQRALVNDMAIRGAENTPDLLTCRDVIRFATINGAKALGLDSVTGSLTPGKAADIVILDAASWNVAPLNDVPGAVVTLMDRSNVETVIVGGKVRKWKGTVQDADLPALRTRLETSRDDLFRMAGVERNLFSD from the coding sequence ATGTGCAAGATCTGTGATCTGAAGAATGGTTCGGGACTATCGCGCCGCGGGTTCATGCAAGCCTCCGCTGCGGTCGGGGCCGGTGCGGCGCTCCTTGGCGCCGGCGTGCAGCCCGCCGCTGCGCAGGCCGCAGCCCCGCCCCCGGCAACCGGCGCACCCGGCACGCGCTACGTCATCCGCGGCGGTGCCGTTCTGACCATGGACGATGCCGTCGGCGATTTTGAAAGCGCCGACGTGCTGGTGGAGGGCGGCCGGATCGCCGAGATCGCCCCGTCGATCGACGCTGGCGATGCCGAGGTGATCGACGCTGCCGGCCGGATCGTGATGCCCGGCTTCATCGACACCCACCACCACCAGTTCGAGACGGCACTGCGCAGCTTTCTGGCCAACGGCCTCCTCTACAACGACGGCAAACCCCACGGCGAGGTCAACTATTTCGAGTACATCCTCGGCAAGTTCGCCCCGGTCTACCGGCCCGAAGACGTCTATATCGCGGAGCTGTTCGCCGGCCTCAGCCAGATGGATGCCGGCGTCACCACCGTGCTCGACGTGTCGCAGATCCACCACTCGCCCGAGCATTCGGATGCGGCCATCGCCGGGTTGAAGGATGCCGGACGCCGCGCCGCCTTCGGCTATTTCGAGGGGCAGGGCGAACGCGCGCAATACCCCGAAGATGCGTTCCGCATCGTCTCGGAGCATTTTTCCTCGTCCGATCAGCTCCTCACCTTCGTCATGGGCGGCGAGATCTACTTCCCCGCCGCAGACCGGCGCTGGCAGATCGGGCGCGAGCTTGGCGTTCCCATTGCCGCGCACCTTTTCGGCAGCTTCGGCATTCCGGACGCTTACCAGAAGCTGATCGACGCGGACCTTCTCGGACCTGACGTCATCGCGATCCACATGACCGAGATGTCGGACGCCCACTGGCTGGCAGCGCGGGACGCAGGGCTGAAGGTCTCCATCGCAGCACCCATCGAAATGGCAATGCGGCACGGGATGCCACCTGTCCTCAAGTCGCTCGAAATGGGGATGGCGCCGTCCCTGTCCACCGACGTCGAATGCACCATGACGGCGGACTTCTTCACTCAGATGCGCAGCGTCTTCACGCTCCAGCGCGCGCTGGTCAACGACATGGCGATCCGGGGCGCCGAAAACACGCCGGATCTCCTCACCTGCCGCGATGTCATCCGCTTTGCCACGATCAACGGCGCCAAGGCCCTCGGCCTCGACAGCGTTACCGGCAGCCTCACGCCGGGCAAGGCTGCGGACATCGTGATCCTCGATGCCGCGAGCTGGAACGTCGCCCCGCTCAACGATGTGCCCGGCGCGGTGGTGACGCTGATGGACCGCTCCAACGTCGAGACGGTGATTGTCGGCGGCAAGGTGCGCAAGTGGAAAGGCACCGTTCAGGACGCGGACCTTCCCGCGCTGCGGACCCGGCTGGAGACCTCGCGCGACGACCTCTTCCGCATGGCTGGCGTCGAGCGAAATCTCTTCAGCGACTAG
- a CDS encoding TRAP transporter small permease, with amino-acid sequence MTRDPIAVDGPDPDLSATSEGTGAPVPEAGILGRGIEWGGYIFASAIVLSAAILLFEIFMRYVLDSPTNWVHEASIFLCAISFIYGGLFCAARNSHIRVVLIYDALGPRFRKIFDVVIYLISAISAAFFAWASWLMVKTSFWTPTGDFHMEGTGSAWNPPTPALLKGFLLFVMIILAVQFLVLAVNHARRARRVSKQDV; translated from the coding sequence ATGACTCGTGATCCCATCGCCGTGGACGGACCCGATCCGGACCTGAGTGCGACCAGCGAAGGCACCGGCGCTCCCGTGCCCGAGGCCGGCATTCTCGGTCGGGGCATCGAGTGGGGCGGCTACATCTTTGCCTCGGCGATCGTCCTTTCCGCGGCGATCCTCCTGTTCGAGATCTTCATGCGGTATGTTCTCGACAGCCCCACAAACTGGGTGCACGAGGCCAGCATCTTTCTGTGCGCCATCTCGTTCATCTATGGCGGCCTGTTCTGCGCCGCGCGCAACAGTCACATCCGCGTGGTTCTGATCTACGATGCGCTCGGTCCGCGCTTCCGCAAGATCTTCGACGTTGTGATCTACCTCATCAGCGCAATCTCCGCGGCGTTCTTCGCCTGGGCCTCCTGGCTCATGGTCAAGACCTCGTTCTGGACCCCCACCGGCGACTTCCACATGGAAGGCACGGGCAGTGCCTGGAACCCGCCGACGCCGGCCCTCCTGAAGGGCTTCTTGTTGTTTGTCATGATCATTCTGGCAGTCCAGTTCCTGGTGCTCGCCGTCAATCATGCTCGCCGCGCACGGCGCGTTTCGAAGCAGGACGTTTAA